In the Plodia interpunctella isolate USDA-ARS_2022_Savannah chromosome 6, ilPloInte3.2, whole genome shotgun sequence genome, one interval contains:
- the LOC128670665 gene encoding uncharacterized protein LOC128670665: MRESDHFFYVYKRLIVIGAETYYVAVDRYRSAEMDTRVMLLFACIIAASSAWSIPYYHMPQSGPLRVTRYAPPPPHYRIPVRPAPPKTDEPQWERPKRQYDHDHHDHGDHSSGVTGPVHTFVKTDKNANYKWGVRHHVGNKFAS; the protein is encoded by the exons ATGCGAGAAAGCGATCACTTTTTCTATGTTTATAAAAGGCTGATTGTTATCGGCGCCGAGACTTACTACGTAGCCGTTGATAGATATCGATCTGCCGAAATGGACACTCGTGTTATG TTACTGTTCGCTTGCATCATAGCTGCATCATCAGCATGGTCCATCCCGTACTATCACATGCCACAGTCTGGTCCTCTCAGGGTCACAAGATACGCCCCTCCGCCACCACATTATAGAATACCAG TCCGTCCAGCTCCACCTAAAACGGACGAGCCGCAATGGGAGCGTCCGAAACGCCAATACGATCACGACCACCACGACCACGGCGACCATAGCAGCGGGGTCACTGGCCCCGTCCACACCTTCGTCAAAACTGACAAGAACGCTAATTATAAATGGGGTGTCAGACACCACGTGGGAAACAAATTCGCGTCGTAG
- the Cpr66D gene encoding cuticle protein 8, whose amino-acid sequence MLRQCVILAVFGCALAGPAPRPQHQYQTQQVEGIPPHLLRQYIGQSQAQAQVIARPVAAAPARLPYSAQSEDYQPQYQQQYQQPQPQQYRPQPQYQPQRQQAAQEPQEDYDPHPSYQFGFDVNDDQYTNYQNRKEQRDGDVIKGSYSVVDSDGFVRTVTYTADPKEGFKAEVSRQPTDIVVKIPTPKPQLLQHQHQQPQAQIAHVPRQQPQAHPQQQAPQYYRYTEQ is encoded by the exons ATGTTACGTCAGTGTGTAATTTTGGCGGTTTTCGGGTGTGCTTTGGCAGGACCGGCGCCGAGGCCCCAACATCAGTACCAGACTCAACAa GTCGAGGGCATACCTCCTCATCTACTTAGACAGTACATCGGGCAGTCTCAAGCACAGGCTCAAGTCATAGCCAGGCCCGTCGCTGCCGCTCCAGCTCGCCtt CCCTATTCTGCTCAGAGTGAGGACTATCAGCCACAATATCAGCAGCAGTATCAACAGCCCCAACCCCAGCAGTACAGGCCTCAGCCACAGTACCAGCCACAGAGACAGCAAGCTGCCCAGGAGCCACAGGAAGACTATGAC CCTCATCCATCATACCAGTTCGGTTTCGATGTGAACGACGACCAGTACACAAACTATCAGAACCGGAAGGAGCAGAGAGACGGTGACGTCATCAAGGGCTCCTACTCCGTGGTCGACAGCGATGGCTTCGTCAGAACTGTCACTTACACTGCTGACCCTAAGGAGGGCTTCAAAGCTGAG GTTTCACGACAACCCACCGACATTGTAGTGAAAATCCCGACGCCGAAGCCCCAGCTGCTACAACATCAACACCAGCAGCCCCAAGCCCAAATCGCCCACGTGCCCAGGCAACAGCCGCAGGCCCACCCACAACAACAGGCCCCACAGTATTACCGCTACACTGAGCAGTAA